TACAATGAAATTGAAAAATTTGGAGAACTGCACCCAGAGTGGGCACTTGTAAAAAAAGACGATTTATGTGGTTTTATCAATACTTCTGGTAAAGAAATTGTAAATCCTCAATATGAAAAAATTGAAAGTGGGGAAAAAATTGAAGGTGTTAATGGAAACAAAAAATCAGAAATAAAAAAGCCTTAAATCGATTATCTCTTATAAATGTTTTCAAACATTACGAAACTTCTAAAAATGCAAACTTTGCCTTGTTTATATATTTTAATATGCTCATTTACAGAAGTAAACTCCACTATTAACATTTCTTAAGCCTTGAATTTTGCTATTTTTAGAAGTCCCTATTATATTTGTCCTGTTTTTTATAATGATGAAATAATATGATATTAAATTTTAAAACAGGAAAACTACCTCCAAATTTCATTTATTTAGGAATATTATTTCTTGGTGTAGGAGTTTGGAGAATTATACTATTAGACTGGATTGGAATAATATTTTTAGTAGTTTCCTTTTTTTTCCTATTTATTAAGTCAGGAATATTAATTGACGCAAGCAGGAAAAAACTAAAAATATACATAGGTTTTTTGGGAATAAAAAAGGGCAATTGGGAAGATATTAGTTCTGTAAAATACCTTCAAATAATTAAGATTACCGAGTCTCAAAGCATGAATGTTGTATCAATAGCTAGAAATAATAGCCAAATTGTTTATAAACTTATTTTAATAATGCCCAATAAAAAGATAGAAATTCTGAAAGGAGATAAGGACTTTATTAATAAAGTTGCTGAAAAAATAGAAGCTGAATTGCAAACTACTGTTTTAAATAATACTACTTGAAAATAAGAATACATAAAAATTTGAAATATGAATTTTAACGGAAAAAACATATTGATAACCGGAGGTTCAAGAGGAATTGGGAAAGCCTGTGCAATTGCATTTTCGAGATTAGGAGCAAAAGTTGCAATAAATTACAAATCTGACAAAAAAGCAGCAGAGCAAACTTTATCAGAGATGGAAGGCGATGATCATTTTGCTATAAAAGCAGATGTAAGTAAAGACAAGGATTTGCAAAAACTTTTCAGCGAATATGAGAGCCAATTCGAAAAGATTGACATTCTCGTAAATAATGCAGGAATTTATAAATACCACCCAATTGACGAAGTTGATTTCTCGGAGTGGAAAAAACTATGGAAAGAAACCATTGATGTAAATTTAATTGCATCGGCGAATTTATGTTTTTGGGCTTCTCAAAAAATGATAAAAAACGGAGGTGGGAAAATAGTTAATGTTTCGTCGAGAGGTGCATTTCGTGGCGAACCCAAGAACCCTGCTTATGGTGCCAGCAAAGCCGGACTAAATTCTATGAGTCAGTCATTGGCAAAAGC
Above is a window of Bacteroidota bacterium DNA encoding:
- a CDS encoding SDR family oxidoreductase, with the translated sequence MNFNGKNILITGGSRGIGKACAIAFSRLGAKVAINYKSDKKAAEQTLSEMEGDDHFAIKADVSKDKDLQKLFSEYESQFEKIDILVNNAGIYKYHPIDEVDFSEWKKLWKETIDVNLIASANLCFWASQKMIKNGGGKIVNVSSRGAFRGEPKNPAYGASKAGLNSMSQSLAKALAKYRIFVGVVAPGFVDTDMGNTALSESEKMKLIEELPMKRMATAEEVAHAVLFLASDGAEYTTGTIIDVNGASYLRT